One window of the Perca flavescens isolate YP-PL-M2 chromosome 5, PFLA_1.0, whole genome shotgun sequence genome contains the following:
- the zbtb26 gene encoding zinc finger and BTB domain-containing protein 26, producing MAQNQVILQFRFATFGDSMLQKMNLLRHQRRFCDVTVRINQLEVPGHKVVFAAGSSFLRDQFILQQDSGEVQISMIQEAEVGRQLLLSCYTGQLEFPELELVHYLTVASFLQMGHIVEQCTQALSKFIKPQPARQLEVDVGIRRENKEEGLSSQAQREPEHSQVRTVHQEGAEVVQVGDDNSGNNDDHEDDDDDDDDDVIIQPASPLHNLDKRPKQDMVESDITIIKVESVSDAAENSITGHFPASPPPALHSPEPQHSLINSTVDSRSSEMAAPPGATGYPLSPPPAYPPAEKHGVHQRNYDKPLQWYHQCPKCSRVFRQLENYANHLKMHKLFMCLLCGKTFTQKGNLHRHMRVHAGIKPFQCKICGKTFTQKCSLLDHLNLHSGDKPHRCNYCDMVFAHKPVLRKHLKQIHGKNSFDNANEGNLHDGGLDFDFGQI from the coding sequence ATGGCCCAGAACCAGGTGATCCTGCAGTTCCGCTTCGCCACGTTTGGGGACTCAATGCTGCAGAAGATGAACCTCCTACGACACCAGAGACGCTTCTGTGATGTCACTGTGCGCATCAACCAGCTAGAGGTCCCTGGTCACAAGGTAGTGTTTGCCGCTGGCTCGTCTTTCCTGAGGGACCAGTTCATCCTTCAGCAGGACTCCGGCGAGGTCCAGATCTCCATGATCCAGGAGGCGGAGGTGGGCCGGCAGCTCCTGCTTTCCTGCTACACAGGGCAGCTGGAGTTTCCGGAGCTGGAGCTGGTGCATTACCTGACAGTGGCCAGCTTCCTCCAAATGGGCCACATTGTGGAGCAGTGCACCCAAGCTCTCAGCAAGTTCATCAAACCTCAGCCTGCACGCCAGCTGGAGGTGGATGTGGGGATAAGGAGGGAGAACAAGGAGGAGGGGTTATCGTCCCAGGCCCAGAGAGAGCCGGAGCACTCTCAGGTCCGGACTGTCCATCAAGAGGGGGCAGAGGTGGTGCAGGTTGGGGACGacaacagtggcaataatgatGACCACGAGGATGACGATgacgatgacgatgatgatgtaATCATACAGCCTGCATCCCCTCTTCATAACTTAGACAAACGTCCAAAGCAGGACATGGTGGAGAGCGACATCACTATCATAAAAGTGGAGTCTGTGTCTGACGCAGCGGAAAACTCCATCACTGGTCACTTCCCCGCCAGCCCACCTCCTGCCCTCCACTCTCCCGAGCCCCAGCACTCCCTCATAAACTCCACCGTGGACAGCCGTAGCAGTGAGATGGCGGCTCCGCCCGGCGCGACCGGGTACCCGCTCAGTCCCCCTCCTGCGTACCCTCCGGCAGAGAAACACGGTGTGCACCAGAGGAACTACGACAAACCCCTCCAGTGGTACCACCAGTGTCCAAAGTGCTCGCGGGTCTTCCGCCAGCTGGAGAACTACGCCAACCACCTCAAGATGCACAAGCTGTTCATGTGCCTGCTGTGCGGCAAGACCTTCACGCAGAAGGGCAACCTGCACCGGCATATGCGGGTCCACGCCGGCATCAAGCCCTTCCAGTGTAAAATATGTGGGAAGACCTTCACGCAAAAGTGCTCTCTGCTGGATCACCTCAACCTGCACAGCGGGGACAAGCCACACCGCTGCAACTACTGCGACATGGTTTTCGCTCACAAGCCAGTTCTCCGCAAACACCTCAAACAGATCCACGGGAAGAACAGCTTTGACAACGCAAACGAAGGCAACCTGCACGACGGGGGGCTTGACTTTGATTTTGGGCAAATATGA